A stretch of Usitatibacter palustris DNA encodes these proteins:
- a CDS encoding TIGR04283 family arsenosugar biosynthesis glycosyltransferase has product MEAPGHSVSIVIPALDEAAGIEAFLAPLQALDAEVIVVDGGSRDATRSLAAPLADQVLEAPRGRAAQMNAGARASSGDVLLFLHADTALPANALAAIREGLAQGRAWGRFDVTIAGASALLPIVAFFMNARSRLTGIATGDQAMFVRRTAFEQVGGFPAIALMEDIALSRALKRISRPACLASRVTTSGRRWEKRGTVRTILLMWHLRLAYFLGANPNDLAQRYDARGPRA; this is encoded by the coding sequence ATGGAGGCGCCGGGTCACTCCGTTTCCATCGTGATACCGGCGCTCGACGAGGCGGCGGGGATCGAGGCCTTCCTCGCGCCGCTGCAGGCGCTCGATGCCGAGGTGATCGTCGTCGATGGGGGAAGCCGCGATGCCACGCGCTCTCTCGCAGCACCGCTGGCCGACCAGGTGCTCGAGGCGCCCCGCGGACGTGCCGCGCAGATGAATGCCGGTGCGCGCGCGAGCAGCGGCGATGTCCTCCTCTTCCTCCACGCCGATACCGCGCTGCCGGCCAACGCGCTCGCCGCGATTCGCGAGGGCCTGGCGCAGGGCCGGGCCTGGGGCCGGTTCGATGTGACGATCGCGGGGGCGAGCGCGCTTCTTCCGATCGTCGCCTTCTTCATGAACGCGCGTTCGCGGCTCACGGGCATCGCCACCGGCGACCAGGCGATGTTCGTGCGGCGCACGGCTTTCGAACAAGTGGGCGGCTTTCCGGCGATCGCGTTGATGGAAGACATCGCGTTGTCGCGCGCCCTGAAGCGCATCTCGCGCCCCGCGTGCCTCGCCTCCCGCGTGACGACATCCGGCCGACGCTGGGAAAAGCGCGGAACGGTGCGTACGATCCTCCTCATGTGGCACCTGCGTCTCGCCTACTTCCTCGGCGCCAACCCGAACGACCTCGCGCAACGCTATGACGCCCGCGGCCCGCGCGCCTGA
- a CDS encoding DUF547 domain-containing protein has protein sequence MSAMRWLVAVLALAATGAWAEVDHSHKAWDDLLKKHVKYVQNGNASRVDYAGFAKDRAAFKAVTDSYSKVTRAEFDAWTKPQQQAFLINAYNAFTIEKILTRYPNIKSIRDFGTVFGNPWKDKFFTLFGQPAYLDQVEHEILRKEGVYDEPRVHVAVVCASIGCPMLANDAFTAEKLDAQLEAGMRRFLSDRTRNRYSAATGKLELSKIFDWYGKDFEKGHRGYTSVKATAAKYADLLADKPEERAIVREQKADVAFLEYDWSLNDVK, from the coding sequence ATGAGTGCAATGCGTTGGCTGGTGGCGGTGCTGGCACTCGCGGCGACCGGCGCGTGGGCCGAGGTCGATCACTCGCACAAGGCCTGGGACGATCTCCTCAAGAAGCACGTGAAATATGTGCAGAACGGCAATGCCTCGCGCGTGGACTACGCCGGATTCGCGAAGGACCGCGCGGCGTTCAAGGCCGTGACGGACAGCTACTCGAAGGTCACGCGCGCCGAGTTCGACGCGTGGACGAAACCGCAGCAGCAGGCGTTCCTCATCAATGCGTACAACGCGTTCACGATCGAGAAGATCCTCACGCGCTACCCGAACATCAAATCCATCCGCGATTTCGGTACCGTCTTCGGGAATCCCTGGAAGGACAAGTTCTTCACGCTCTTCGGCCAGCCCGCATATCTCGACCAGGTCGAGCACGAGATCCTGCGGAAGGAGGGCGTGTACGACGAGCCGCGCGTCCATGTCGCGGTCGTGTGCGCCTCGATCGGCTGCCCGATGCTTGCGAACGATGCGTTCACGGCCGAGAAGCTCGATGCGCAGCTCGAAGCGGGCATGCGCCGCTTCCTGTCGGACCGCACGCGCAACCGCTACAGCGCGGCCACCGGCAAGCTCGAGCTCTCGAAGATCTTCGACTGGTACGGCAAGGATTTCGAGAAGGGTCATCGCGGCTACACGTCGGTGAAGGCCACCGCCGCGAAGTACGCGGACCTCCTCGCCGACAAGCCCGAGGAGCGCGCGATCGTCCGCGAGCAGAAAGCGGACGTCGCGTTCCTCGAGTACGACTGGTCGCTCAACGACGTGAAGTAG
- a CDS encoding FAD-dependent oxidoreductase, with the protein MNKGKLAVLVLIAAAIAAFFIFDLRQYFSIEYFQSQRASLEAQLAAHPVQTAAIFFAIYVAVTGLSLPGASLMTLVAGALFGLLWGVVIVSFASTIGATIAFLASRFLLRDWVQSKFGDKLKPINDGIEKEGAFYLFALRLVPAFPFFAINLLMGLTSIRAWTYFWVSQLGMLAGTIAYVYAGTQLGQFKISVGLVAAFVVLGLFPLVAKKVLDAIKARKVYRNWKRPATYDRNLIAIGAGSAGLVTTYIGAAVKAKVTLVEKHKMGGDCLNTGCIPSKALIKTAKLVAQIGRAKDYGLKSATAQFDFAEVMERVKRVVAEVEPHDSVERYTGLGVECLSGTATITSPWSVDIALASGEKKTLTTKNIVIATGGRPFIPPIPGLRESNPLTSDTLWDLRELPKRLVVLGGGPIGCELAQAFARLGSKVTQVEMLPRILAKEDPEFAEIVTKRFRSEGIDVLTGHKATSVRSEGGQKTLTVEHEGVEKTIAYDQLLCAVGRVANTEGFGLEALGIPLTKQKTVEVDEFLRTNYPNIFAVGDAIGPYQFTHTASHTAWYASVNALFGRFKKFRVDYSVVPWVTFTEPEVARVGLSETEAKEKNIAVDIYTYGVDDLDRAIAESEAHGLVKVLTKRGTDEILGVTIAAEHAGETIAEFVAAMRHKFGLNKIMGTIHAYPTWVEANKYAAGQWKRSTVTHGQMDFLTAFHEWTRGAGGFGAVVGKLGALLGDKRKYY; encoded by the coding sequence ATGAACAAGGGCAAGCTCGCCGTACTCGTGCTGATCGCCGCAGCGATCGCGGCATTCTTCATCTTCGATCTCAGGCAGTACTTCTCGATCGAATACTTCCAGTCGCAGCGCGCGTCGCTCGAGGCGCAGCTTGCCGCGCATCCGGTCCAGACCGCCGCGATCTTCTTCGCGATCTACGTCGCCGTCACGGGACTGTCGCTTCCGGGCGCGTCGCTGATGACGCTGGTGGCCGGCGCCCTCTTCGGGTTGCTCTGGGGCGTGGTCATCGTCTCGTTCGCATCCACGATCGGTGCGACCATCGCGTTCCTCGCGTCGCGCTTCCTGCTGCGCGACTGGGTGCAGTCGAAGTTCGGCGACAAGCTCAAGCCCATCAACGACGGCATCGAGAAGGAGGGCGCGTTCTACCTCTTCGCGCTGCGCCTCGTCCCGGCGTTCCCGTTCTTCGCGATCAACCTGCTGATGGGCCTCACGAGCATCCGCGCGTGGACGTATTTTTGGGTGAGCCAGCTCGGAATGCTCGCGGGCACCATCGCCTACGTGTATGCGGGCACGCAGCTCGGCCAGTTCAAGATCTCCGTGGGCCTGGTCGCGGCATTCGTGGTGCTCGGTCTTTTCCCCCTCGTCGCGAAGAAGGTCCTCGACGCGATCAAGGCGCGCAAGGTCTACAGGAACTGGAAGCGCCCGGCCACGTACGACCGCAACCTGATCGCGATCGGCGCGGGTTCCGCGGGGCTCGTGACGACGTACATCGGCGCGGCGGTGAAGGCGAAGGTGACGCTCGTCGAGAAGCACAAGATGGGCGGCGACTGCCTCAACACCGGCTGCATTCCCTCGAAGGCGCTCATCAAGACCGCGAAGCTCGTCGCGCAGATCGGCCGCGCGAAGGACTATGGATTGAAGAGCGCCACGGCGCAGTTCGATTTCGCCGAGGTCATGGAGCGCGTGAAGCGCGTCGTGGCGGAGGTCGAGCCGCACGATTCGGTGGAGCGCTACACGGGGCTGGGCGTCGAATGCCTTTCGGGCACCGCCACGATCACCTCGCCCTGGAGCGTGGACATCGCGCTCGCCTCGGGCGAGAAGAAGACCCTCACGACGAAGAACATCGTCATCGCCACAGGCGGCCGGCCCTTCATCCCGCCGATCCCGGGGCTGCGCGAATCGAATCCGCTCACCTCCGACACGCTCTGGGATCTGCGCGAACTTCCGAAGCGTCTCGTCGTGCTCGGCGGCGGACCCATCGGCTGCGAGCTTGCGCAGGCGTTCGCGCGACTGGGATCGAAGGTGACGCAGGTCGAGATGCTGCCGCGCATCCTCGCCAAGGAGGATCCCGAGTTCGCGGAGATCGTCACGAAGCGCTTCAGGAGCGAAGGCATCGACGTGCTGACGGGCCACAAGGCGACCTCGGTTCGCAGCGAAGGCGGACAGAAGACGCTGACGGTCGAGCATGAGGGTGTGGAGAAGACGATCGCGTACGACCAGCTCCTCTGCGCGGTGGGACGGGTGGCGAACACCGAGGGCTTCGGCCTCGAGGCGCTGGGCATTCCGCTCACCAAGCAGAAGACCGTCGAGGTCGACGAGTTCCTGCGCACCAATTATCCGAACATCTTCGCGGTGGGCGACGCGATCGGGCCCTACCAGTTCACGCACACCGCCTCGCACACGGCCTGGTATGCGTCGGTGAATGCACTCTTCGGCCGCTTCAAGAAATTCCGCGTGGACTACTCGGTCGTGCCTTGGGTCACGTTCACCGAGCCCGAGGTCGCGCGCGTGGGACTCAGTGAAACGGAGGCGAAGGAAAAGAACATCGCCGTCGACATCTATACGTACGGCGTGGACGATCTCGACCGCGCGATCGCCGAGAGCGAAGCCCACGGGCTCGTCAAGGTGCTCACCAAGCGCGGCACCGACGAGATCCTCGGTGTCACGATCGCGGCGGAACATGCGGGCGAGACCATCGCCGAGTTCGTGGCCGCCATGCGCCACAAGTTCGGGCTGAACAAGATCATGGGCACGATCCACGCGTATCCCACGTGGGTCGAGGCGAACAAGTACGCGGCGGGGCAGTGGAAACGCTCGACCGTGACGCACGGTCAAATGGACTTCCTCACGGCCTTCCACGAGTGGACGCGCGGTGCCGGGGGCTTCGGGGCGGTCGTGGGCAAGCTCGGCGCGCTGCTGGGCGACAAGCGCAAGTACTACTAG
- the can gene encoding carbonate dehydratase — translation MATLKHLFDSNRAWSERIRKSDPEFFPKLSRQQRPRYLWIGCSDSRVPANEIVDLAPGELFVHRNIANVVVHTDLNCLSVMQFAVDVLKIEHIIVCGHYGCSGVQAALRNERVGLADNWLRHIADVHAKHAQRLAALDDAHRVDHLCELNVVEQVANVCQTTIVRDAWDRGQELTVHGWVYGLKDGLVRDLGSSVSSAAEATLAYEGALDAL, via the coding sequence ATGGCCACGCTCAAGCACCTCTTCGACAGCAACCGCGCCTGGTCCGAGCGCATCCGCAAGAGCGATCCGGAGTTCTTCCCGAAGCTCTCGCGCCAGCAGCGGCCGCGGTACCTCTGGATCGGCTGCTCCGACAGCCGCGTTCCGGCCAACGAGATCGTCGACCTCGCCCCGGGCGAGCTCTTCGTCCATCGCAACATCGCTAACGTCGTCGTCCACACCGACCTCAACTGCCTGTCGGTGATGCAGTTCGCCGTCGATGTCCTCAAGATCGAGCACATCATCGTCTGCGGCCACTACGGGTGCAGCGGCGTGCAGGCGGCATTGAGGAACGAGCGCGTGGGCCTCGCCGACAATTGGCTGCGCCACATCGCGGATGTCCACGCGAAGCATGCCCAGCGGCTCGCCGCGCTCGATGACGCGCACCGCGTCGATCACCTGTGCGAGTTGAACGTGGTCGAGCAGGTCGCCAACGTCTGCCAGACGACGATCGTGCGCGACGCGTGGGATCGCGGGCAGGAGCTGACGGTCCACGGCTGGGTGTATGGGCTGAAGGATGGCCTCGTGCGCGACCTGGGCAGCAGCGTGTCCTCGGCAGCCGAGGCGACCCTGGCGTACGAAGGGGCCCTGGACGCACTCTGA
- the arsS gene encoding arsenosugar biosynthesis radical SAM (seleno)protein ArsS (Some members of this family are selenoproteins.): MHATLPLLVRSDFPAIQRKGTEIVQVNVGYVCNQSCLHCHVNAGPTRTEAMSRETADQVLAYLAASGATTLDITGGAPEINPHFRHLVKGARKLGCEVIDRCNLTILFEPGHEDLAAFLAEHRVQVIASLPCYTEELVDRQRGKGVYEKSVRAIQLLNELGYGKDNSGLELHLVYNPQGPSLPPAQETLEADYKRILGETFGIAFNSLFTLANMPIQRFGSTLVTKGQFNGYMDLLRGAHRDENLEGVMCRSLVSIDYLGFLYDCDFNQMLGLPLAIAGRPKTHITDAMREDLAGNPIVVRDHCYGCTAGQGSSCGGALAA, from the coding sequence ATGCACGCCACTCTTCCGCTCCTCGTCCGCTCCGATTTCCCTGCGATCCAACGCAAGGGCACTGAAATCGTGCAGGTCAACGTGGGATACGTCTGCAACCAGTCGTGCCTGCACTGCCACGTGAATGCCGGCCCGACGCGCACCGAAGCGATGTCGCGCGAGACCGCCGACCAGGTGCTCGCCTACCTCGCCGCCAGCGGCGCGACCACGCTCGACATCACCGGCGGGGCTCCCGAGATCAATCCGCATTTCCGCCACCTCGTGAAGGGTGCCCGCAAGCTCGGCTGCGAGGTGATCGACCGGTGCAACCTCACGATCCTCTTCGAGCCCGGCCACGAAGACCTCGCCGCGTTCCTCGCGGAGCATCGCGTGCAGGTCATCGCGTCGCTGCCGTGCTACACCGAGGAGCTCGTCGATCGCCAGCGCGGCAAGGGCGTGTACGAGAAAAGCGTGCGGGCGATCCAGTTGCTCAATGAACTCGGTTACGGCAAGGACAATTCCGGCCTGGAACTCCACCTTGTCTACAACCCGCAGGGGCCGAGCCTGCCGCCGGCGCAGGAAACGCTCGAGGCCGACTACAAGCGCATCCTCGGCGAGACCTTCGGCATCGCCTTCAACAGCCTGTTCACGCTCGCGAACATGCCGATCCAGCGTTTTGGTTCGACGCTCGTCACCAAGGGTCAGTTCAACGGCTACATGGATCTCCTGCGCGGCGCGCATCGCGACGAGAACCTCGAGGGCGTGATGTGCCGCTCGCTGGTGTCGATCGACTACCTGGGCTTCCTCTACGACTGCGACTTCAACCAGATGCTCGGCCTGCCGCTTGCGATCGCCGGCCGCCCGAAGACGCACATCACCGACGCGATGCGCGAAGACCTCGCCGGCAATCCGATCGTCGTGCGCGACCACTGCTACGGCTGCACCGCGGGCCAGGGCTCGAGCTGCGGCGGGGCGCTCGCCGCATGA
- the kynA gene encoding tryptophan 2,3-dioxygenase: MTQQNDPPADGARLDFAGEMSYGDYLRLDRILDAQSPRSGNHNELLFIVQHQATELWMKLMIHELKGARDAIRTGNLQPAFKMLARVARIMAQLNQSWDVLATLTPAEYSAFRGDLGSSSGFQSYQYRMVEFLLGNKSAVMLEPHRHRADLLAPLEQLHREPSLYDEAIRTLAARGFAIDREVAERDWTKSHEFNESVLAAWVKVYKTTHEHWDLYELAEKLVDLEDAFRQWRFRHATTVERVIGFKRGTGGTSGVGYLRRMVEVVLFPELWRARTSL; this comes from the coding sequence ATGACACAGCAAAACGACCCTCCCGCCGACGGCGCCCGGCTCGATTTCGCCGGCGAGATGAGCTATGGCGATTACTTGCGGCTCGATAGGATCCTCGACGCGCAAAGCCCGCGCTCGGGTAACCACAACGAGCTGCTGTTCATCGTCCAGCACCAGGCCACCGAGCTGTGGATGAAGCTCATGATCCACGAGCTGAAGGGCGCGCGTGACGCGATCCGCACCGGAAACCTGCAGCCCGCCTTCAAGATGCTCGCTCGCGTCGCCCGGATCATGGCGCAGCTCAACCAATCGTGGGACGTGCTTGCTACGTTGACCCCGGCGGAGTACTCCGCGTTCCGTGGCGACCTCGGAAGCTCGTCGGGATTCCAGTCCTACCAATACCGGATGGTGGAATTCCTGCTCGGCAACAAGAGTGCGGTGATGCTCGAGCCGCATCGCCACCGTGCCGACCTCCTGGCCCCCCTCGAGCAGTTGCATCGCGAACCCTCGCTCTATGATGAAGCGATACGCACGCTCGCCGCCCGTGGATTCGCGATCGATCGCGAGGTCGCGGAGCGGGATTGGACGAAGTCCCACGAGTTCAACGAATCCGTCCTCGCCGCGTGGGTGAAGGTCTACAAGACGACCCACGAGCACTGGGACCTTTACGAGCTCGCCGAGAAGCTCGTGGACCTCGAAGACGCGTTCCGCCAGTGGCGCTTCCGCCATGCGACGACCGTCGAACGCGTGATCGGCTTCAAGCGCGGCACGGGCGGAACCTCGGGCGTGGGTTACCTGCGACGCATGGTCGAGGTCGTGCTGTTCCCCGAGCTGTGGCGCGCGAGGACATCGCTGTGA
- a CDS encoding CYTH and CHAD domain-containing protein, translating to MSADPTETELKFAIAPEDAKAFERAPALKKSKPRRQRLLNLYFDTPDHALADAGMALRLRKAGGRWTQALKGGTSGTGGLHSRGEWEFPRKEPTLDLTLFVATPLFAMKQPERLQDQLANAFTVDFQRETWIVEPQPGERLEVALDRGEVRSGDRTEAVCEVEIEVLEGPRDAAFDLAHSLMKVVRLRPSAVTKAQRGNRLVRNAELAPRKASAVELEASMSIARAARAIVGTALDQLQANEEDLLVSNDPEFVHQARVALRRMRSALRLFRDELGDPRTEQWREALGDIARAFGGARDWDVFATEVLPSLRKSFGDAKLSRSLASRATARRMRERDTAREALRSAAYATLVLDLARWLSDEPPPRIAGESLTDFASALIRKRHKRLLADAKQLAKRSPEERHQIRIDAKRLRYCVDGFASLFKDSRVEKYSRALGRLQDVLGRANDATTAMQLVSELEAPAAFASFARGYLAARAEDDVASLADHVAALDGTKRFWARKPAAPSLEG from the coding sequence GTGAGCGCGGATCCGACGGAAACGGAACTCAAGTTCGCCATCGCGCCCGAGGATGCGAAGGCGTTCGAGCGTGCGCCCGCGCTGAAGAAGTCGAAGCCGCGGCGCCAGCGCCTGCTCAACCTCTACTTCGATACGCCGGACCACGCGCTGGCCGATGCCGGAATGGCGCTGCGGCTGCGCAAGGCGGGTGGCCGCTGGACGCAAGCCCTTAAGGGCGGCACGAGCGGCACCGGCGGGCTGCATTCGCGCGGCGAATGGGAGTTCCCGCGCAAGGAGCCGACGCTCGATCTGACACTCTTCGTCGCGACACCGCTCTTCGCGATGAAGCAGCCCGAGCGTCTCCAGGACCAGCTCGCCAACGCATTCACCGTCGATTTCCAGCGCGAGACCTGGATCGTCGAACCCCAGCCGGGTGAGCGCCTCGAGGTGGCGCTCGATCGCGGCGAGGTGCGCAGCGGCGATCGCACGGAAGCCGTCTGTGAAGTCGAGATCGAGGTGCTCGAGGGCCCGCGGGACGCCGCCTTCGACCTCGCGCACTCGTTGATGAAAGTGGTGCGGCTGCGTCCGAGCGCGGTCACGAAGGCGCAACGCGGGAATCGCCTGGTGCGCAATGCGGAACTCGCGCCCCGCAAGGCGAGTGCCGTCGAGCTCGAGGCGTCGATGAGCATCGCGCGGGCTGCGCGCGCGATCGTGGGCACGGCCCTCGATCAACTGCAGGCGAACGAGGAAGACCTGCTCGTTTCGAACGATCCGGAGTTCGTGCACCAGGCGCGCGTGGCGCTTCGCCGCATGCGCTCCGCGCTTCGCCTCTTCCGCGACGAGCTCGGCGATCCGCGCACGGAGCAGTGGCGCGAAGCCCTGGGTGACATCGCCCGGGCCTTTGGCGGTGCGCGCGATTGGGATGTGTTCGCGACGGAAGTGCTTCCGAGTCTGCGCAAATCGTTCGGCGACGCGAAGCTCTCGCGCAGCCTCGCCTCACGCGCCACGGCTCGCCGCATGAGGGAGCGCGACACCGCGCGCGAAGCCCTGCGCTCGGCCGCGTACGCAACACTCGTGCTCGACCTCGCGCGCTGGCTCTCCGATGAACCGCCCCCACGAATCGCCGGCGAATCGCTCACGGACTTCGCCTCGGCCCTGATTCGCAAGCGCCACAAGCGCCTCCTCGCCGACGCGAAGCAGCTCGCGAAGCGCTCGCCCGAGGAGCGCCACCAGATTCGCATCGACGCGAAGCGCCTGCGCTATTGCGTCGATGGCTTCGCTTCGCTGTTCAAGGATTCGCGGGTCGAGAAGTACTCGCGCGCGCTCGGCCGCCTGCAGGACGTGCTGGGCCGTGCGAACGACGCCACGACGGCGATGCAGCTGGTCTCCGAGCTCGAGGCCCCGGCAGCCTTCGCGAGTTTCGCCCGGGGCTATCTTGCTGCCCGCGCCGAGGACGATGTCGCGAGCCTCGCCGATCATGTCGCCGCGCTCGATGGCACCAAGCGCTTCTGGGCAAGGAAGCCCGCAGCACCATCCCTGGAGGGTTGA
- the pap gene encoding polyphosphate:AMP phosphotransferase: MFESAEIGHKLDKARYKREEPKLRRALLEAQYELLKKPESSVLVIVGGVDGSGKGETVNLFNEWMDPRHIRSVAFGPPTNYERERGEMWRYWQSLPGKGRIGIFFASWYTDPVVSRVTGRMGRAAFARSLERIRRLEFMLAAEGIVLVKLWFHLSKKAQRDRFRKLSANKRTAWRVTRQEWKNHKSYDKFRDVSEDALRETSTGAAPWHVIDGSDNEYRSLTAGRILLDALRHRLDGEKTVIPAVAPVAAAPLDGRNILRALDYKRTLTRAKYDERLDELQAKLAYLSRGKAMRNRSLVLCFEGMDAAGKGSTIRRITQALDSRHYRVIPVAAPTEEERAQPYLWRFWRHMPGHGQVAIFDRSWYGRVLVERVEKFASEIDWMRAYQEINEFESQLVESGAVVVKFWMAITPEEQLKRFKARADTPHKQFKITAEDWRNRKKWPAYERAVCDMIERTSTDPAPWHLIAATDKLHARIEVLEKLTKALS; this comes from the coding sequence ATGTTCGAATCCGCCGAGATCGGCCACAAGCTCGACAAGGCGCGCTACAAGCGCGAAGAACCGAAGCTGCGCCGCGCGCTGCTCGAGGCGCAGTACGAGCTCCTCAAGAAACCCGAGTCCTCCGTGCTCGTGATCGTCGGCGGCGTCGACGGCTCGGGCAAGGGCGAGACGGTGAACCTCTTCAACGAGTGGATGGACCCGCGCCACATCCGGTCCGTGGCCTTCGGTCCGCCGACGAACTACGAGCGCGAGCGCGGCGAGATGTGGCGCTACTGGCAATCGCTGCCCGGCAAGGGCCGCATCGGGATCTTCTTCGCGTCGTGGTACACCGACCCCGTCGTCTCCCGCGTCACCGGTCGCATGGGCCGCGCCGCGTTCGCCCGCTCGCTCGAGCGCATCCGCCGGCTGGAATTCATGCTCGCCGCCGAAGGCATCGTGCTGGTGAAGCTGTGGTTCCACCTGTCGAAGAAGGCCCAGCGCGATCGCTTCCGCAAGCTCTCGGCCAACAAGCGCACCGCGTGGCGCGTGACGAGGCAGGAGTGGAAGAACCACAAGAGCTACGACAAGTTCCGCGACGTGAGCGAAGACGCGCTGCGCGAAACGTCGACCGGTGCGGCGCCATGGCACGTGATCGACGGATCCGACAACGAATACCGGTCGCTCACCGCCGGGCGCATCCTGCTCGATGCGCTGCGCCACCGCCTCGACGGCGAAAAGACGGTGATTCCCGCGGTGGCCCCGGTGGCCGCCGCCCCGCTCGACGGCCGCAACATCCTGCGCGCGCTCGACTACAAGCGCACGCTCACGCGCGCGAAGTACGACGAGCGGCTCGACGAGCTGCAGGCGAAGCTCGCCTACCTCAGCCGCGGCAAGGCGATGCGCAATCGTTCGCTCGTGCTGTGCTTCGAAGGCATGGATGCCGCGGGCAAGGGCAGCACGATCCGGCGCATCACGCAGGCGCTCGATTCCCGCCACTACCGCGTGATTCCGGTCGCCGCGCCTACCGAGGAAGAGCGCGCCCAACCGTACCTGTGGCGTTTCTGGCGCCACATGCCCGGCCACGGCCAGGTCGCCATCTTCGATCGCTCCTGGTACGGACGCGTGCTGGTCGAGCGCGTCGAGAAGTTCGCCTCCGAGATCGACTGGATGCGTGCCTACCAGGAGATCAACGAATTCGAGTCGCAGCTCGTGGAATCGGGCGCGGTCGTGGTGAAGTTCTGGATGGCGATCACGCCTGAAGAGCAGCTCAAGCGCTTCAAGGCGCGCGCGGATACGCCGCACAAGCAGTTCAAGATCACCGCCGAGGATTGGCGCAACCGCAAGAAGTGGCCCGCCTACGAGCGCGCGGTGTGCGACATGATCGAGCGCACCTCGACCGATCCCGCGCCCTGGCACCTCATCGCCGCAACCGACAAGCTGCACGCGCGCATCGAGGTGCTGGAGAAGCTGACGAAGGCGCTGTCGTGA
- a CDS encoding ATP-binding protein, producing MNTITTRMGMFPSRLEAWKQARAFIEGFCEGAGTKRPSCLKLCLVIEELFLNTVKHGHRGGSDAPVWVSLAADGDEVALTYEDRAPPFNPFARATRELLEALVDTRREGGLGVLLAHGLTESAEYSYIFGRNRISLKLAN from the coding sequence GTGAACACGATCACAACCCGCATGGGGATGTTCCCGTCCCGTCTGGAGGCCTGGAAGCAGGCGCGGGCGTTCATCGAGGGCTTTTGCGAGGGCGCGGGCACCAAGCGGCCTTCCTGCCTGAAGCTGTGCCTCGTCATCGAGGAGCTCTTCCTCAACACCGTGAAGCATGGCCACCGCGGCGGCAGCGATGCACCGGTCTGGGTCTCGCTCGCGGCCGACGGCGACGAAGTCGCGCTCACCTACGAGGATCGCGCCCCACCCTTCAATCCGTTCGCTCGCGCCACGCGCGAGCTGCTCGAAGCGCTGGTCGATACGCGGCGTGAAGGCGGTCTGGGCGTGCTTCTCGCGCATGGGCTCACCGAGAGCGCGGAGTACTCGTACATCTTCGGTCGCAACCGCATCAGCCTTAAGCTCGCGAACTGA
- a CDS encoding FecR family protein: MSARSTVIKVFVAGVFALASGAVAAQDIGQVKVAKGTVMVERAGTSQPVKVGMAIKTSDKITTGADGSAGITFTDNSLVSVGPNSVFSIEKYSFDSTTHAGEFEGSLKKGKLAAVSGKMVKQAPESMKIRTPSAVMGVRGTEFVVQVDEPKSN, translated from the coding sequence ATGAGCGCGCGTTCGACGGTGATCAAGGTTTTCGTGGCGGGCGTTTTCGCGCTCGCATCAGGCGCTGTCGCGGCCCAGGACATCGGCCAGGTGAAGGTCGCCAAGGGTACGGTGATGGTCGAGCGCGCAGGCACCTCGCAGCCGGTGAAGGTCGGCATGGCGATCAAGACTTCCGACAAGATCACGACGGGCGCCGACGGCTCCGCGGGGATCACCTTCACGGACAACAGCCTCGTCTCCGTGGGCCCGAACAGCGTCTTCTCGATCGAGAAGTACAGCTTCGATTCCACGACGCACGCCGGTGAATTCGAAGGCTCGCTCAAGAAGGGCAAGCTCGCCGCGGTCTCGGGCAAGATGGTCAAGCAGGCGCCCGAGTCGATGAAGATCCGCACCCCCTCGGCCGTGATGGGCGTGCGCGGCACCGAGTTCGTCGTGCAGGTCGACGAGCCGAAATCCAACTAG
- a CDS encoding OmpA family protein, which translates to MKRFTGLGAAGVLLILAAACAAPKTGPVAPELFAVLPSKEGKVGSIVVNSAGSSRVIDTAYGAQLIQPSGEMVGGKLTEADVRASFGSTLQALPGRPASFILYFLEGKDELTVESKKELERVFIELARRPLPDIVVIGHTDTVGSGPFNDKLSLQRAERLREMMVFMGLAAERVQAAGRGERELLVPTEDNVSEPRNRRVEINVR; encoded by the coding sequence TTGAAGCGCTTCACGGGCCTCGGCGCTGCCGGGGTCCTCCTGATCCTCGCGGCCGCTTGCGCCGCACCGAAGACCGGTCCGGTCGCTCCCGAGCTCTTCGCCGTCCTCCCCAGCAAGGAAGGCAAGGTCGGCTCCATCGTCGTCAACAGCGCGGGCAGCTCGCGCGTGATCGACACGGCCTACGGCGCGCAGCTCATCCAGCCCAGCGGCGAGATGGTCGGCGGGAAACTCACCGAAGCCGACGTCCGCGCGTCGTTCGGGTCCACGCTCCAGGCGCTGCCCGGCCGGCCCGCGTCGTTCATCCTCTACTTCCTCGAAGGCAAGGATGAGCTCACGGTCGAATCGAAGAAGGAGCTCGAGCGCGTGTTCATCGAGCTCGCCCGCCGCCCCTTGCCCGACATCGTCGTGATCGGCCACACCGACACGGTGGGCAGCGGTCCCTTCAACGACAAGCTGTCGCTGCAGCGCGCCGAGCGCCTGCGCGAGATGATGGTCTTCATGGGCCTGGCCGCCGAGCGCGTTCAGGCCGCGGGCCGTGGCGAGCGCGAGTTGCTCGTGCCCACCGAAGACAACGTCTCCGAGCCCAGGAACAGGCGCGTAGAGATAAACGTGCGTTAG